The DNA window CTGCCGAGGGCCAGCAGACCGACGACGCGCCAGTCCGTGGTGCCCTTGAAGCCATGCACCGCCGTGCCGACCAGCTTGGTGATGCTGGCATAGAGCAGGTCCGTGCCGACGGCCGTCGCCGGCTTCACGCCGAAGAAGAGAACGAGCAACGGCGTCATCAGCGAGCCACCGCCAACGCCGGTCAGCCCGATCAGGCATCCGACCAGCAGACCGGCGACGCTGTAGGACCATTGGATCGAGGCGAGAAGGTCAGTCAGGCGAAGCGCCCCCCGGATCGGGTGTCCTTGTCCCCGGCACTGCCAGTCTGCGGGCGGACACTCTGTGACATTGGCTCGGACCGGATATCCGGCGGTTGGAGACCGGCACTCAACGTCTTGCGACCGCTGCAGTTCCCCTCGGGGGTCCGTCTCCACGCAGAGCCTATAGCATGGAGCCCGGTCGGGAAAAGCACCGCAGAATGACGGATCGGCCACACCGCCGGCTAAAGTCCTGTCAATATTGAATTTTGCCCGCCGTGAACGCCGCCATTAACCAATCGGTAACCATGCTCCCGGCAAATATTGCCTAGTTTCATGCGTTCTGGCTGATTTGGGGGAAAGCGGCGCGATGTCCGATACAAGCGTGGTCACAAGCGAAGAGGCGCCGTCAGGCGGCCTTCCGAGCATCGCCCACCTGAAGGGGATGGTTCTGCGCGGCGACGTCGGGCTGGCGCTCGGTGTGATGACCATTCTGGTCGTCCTCATCGTCCCGATGCCGGGCATCCTGCTCGATCTCTTCCTCGCCATCTCCATCATTCTTTCCGTGATGGTCCTGATGACGTCGCTCTTCGTGCAGAAGCCGCTGGAGTTCACGTCCTTCCCGACGGTGCTCCTCATCGCGACCATGCTGCGGCTGGCGCTGAACCTTGCCTCGACCCGCCTCATCCTCGCCAACGGTCACGAAGGCGGCGCGGCGGCCGGCCATGTCATCGAGGCCTTCGGCAGCTTCGTGATGGGCGGCAACTTCGTCATCGGCCTCATCGTCTTCGCCATTCTTGTGGTGGTGAACTTCGTCGTCATCACCAAGGGTTCCGGGCGCATCGCCGAAGTCGCGGCCCGCTTCACCCTCGACGCCATGCCCGGCAAGCAGATGGCGATCGACGCCGACCTGTCCGCCGGACTGATCGACGAAAATTCGGCCCGCCAGCGCCGCAAGGATCTGGAGGACGAAAGCGCCTTTTTCGGCGCCATGGACGGTGCCTCGAAATTCGTCCGCGGCGACGCGATCGCCGGCCTCCTGATCACCTTCATCAACATCATCGGCGGCATCATCATCGGCGTGATGCAGATGGACCTCACCTTCTCCGAGGCCAGCCACTCCTACACGCTGCTCACCGTCGGCGACGGTCTCGTCTCCCAGATCCCGGCGCTGATCGTCTCGACCGCCGCCGGCATGCTCGTCTCCAAGGCCGGTGTCACCGGCGCCGCCGACAAGGCCCTCGTCACGCAGTTTTCCAACTACCCGACGGCCCTCGGCATGTCGTCCTTCGTGATGTGCGTGCTCTCGCTGCTGCCGGGCATGCCGATGCTGCCCTTCCTGGCGCTGGCGGCGGGCGCGGGCACCCTGGCGTTCCGGGCCGAGAAGAACAACAAGGCGAAACGGGCCAAGGTGGTGTCCGACAAGGCCAAGGCCGACGCACCGCCGCCGCCGCCCGCCGAGGAGCCGATCTCGTCGGCTCTCAAGATCGACGAACTCAAGATCGAATTCGGCTATGGCCTGCTGCCGCTCATCAACGGCAACGGCGGCACCGGCG is part of the Hartmannibacter diazotrophicus genome and encodes:
- the flhA gene encoding flagellar biosynthesis protein FlhA — translated: MSDTSVVTSEEAPSGGLPSIAHLKGMVLRGDVGLALGVMTILVVLIVPMPGILLDLFLAISIILSVMVLMTSLFVQKPLEFTSFPTVLLIATMLRLALNLASTRLILANGHEGGAAAGHVIEAFGSFVMGGNFVIGLIVFAILVVVNFVVITKGSGRIAEVAARFTLDAMPGKQMAIDADLSAGLIDENSARQRRKDLEDESAFFGAMDGASKFVRGDAIAGLLITFINIIGGIIIGVMQMDLTFSEASHSYTLLTVGDGLVSQIPALIVSTAAGMLVSKAGVTGAADKALVTQFSNYPTALGMSSFVMCVLSLLPGMPMLPFLALAAGAGTLAFRAEKNNKAKRAKVVSDKAKADAPPPPPAEEPISSALKIDELKIEFGYGLLPLINGNGGTGDRLSDQIKALRRQIASEMGFVMPPVRLLDNVQLQGNDYVIKVKEVDAGTGTIFPNQFMVMDPTGGNVGLPGTQTTEPTFGLPATWVEGSLREEAAIRGLTVVDPATVLSTHLSEVLKNNVAELLSYANVKSLLKELPKEQAKLVEDISPSQISTSGIQRILQQLLAERISIRDLSTIMEGIAEALAFTRSTQSIAEHVRTRLARQLCAQHTSPNGYLPLITMSPAWEQAFIEALVGEGDEKRLAMAPSKLQEFVTKVRDAFEDAAKKGELPVLMTSQMARPYVRSIVERFRPHTVVMSQAEVHPRARLKTVGSI